In Mucilaginibacter boryungensis, a single window of DNA contains:
- a CDS encoding histidine kinase yields the protein MEPEKNETVNIEVIRQLRHDIRNELSGMILCIEQLRYELANAPEDQQYYMKSISEGCIHIDKFLDDIGS from the coding sequence ATGGAGCCGGAAAAAAATGAAACGGTAAATATCGAAGTTATTCGCCAGCTAAGGCACGATATCCGCAACGAGCTTTCGGGTATGATATTATGTATTGAACAACTACGCTACGAATTAGCCAACGCCCCCGAAGACCAGCAGTACTACATGAAATCCATTAGTGAGGGGTGTATACACATTGATAAGTTTTTAGACGATATAGGGTCGTAG
- a CDS encoding alpha/beta hydrolase — MIKRQILIFSALLVMQNVIAQSQPGKRYKDIVFNDILLEKDLSYNSQASKDQKKSYLFDLYQPKGDDASSRPLIIWMHGGGFKFGSKTAKGVKLWSQTFARRGYVCASINYRLSKANPLFHFDDLLKGSFYATQDAKLAVAYFRTNAAKYHIDPDKIILGGNSAGGFIALNAAYSKNEDFGRLANIADDEIKSSGVPHRPIYAVINYWGSIYDLGWLSNAKTPIISVHGSEDGLVPITHKNSSLYGSLDIHNKADALHIPNTLKVYKGYSHELQKHFNPFFEGSKAQSRWLEAAQFTADYLYGIMK, encoded by the coding sequence ATGATAAAACGGCAAATACTAATTTTTTCTGCTTTGCTGGTAATGCAAAATGTTATAGCGCAAAGCCAGCCGGGCAAAAGATATAAGGATATTGTTTTTAACGATATTCTCCTTGAGAAGGATCTCAGTTACAACTCCCAGGCATCCAAGGATCAAAAAAAATCATACCTGTTCGATCTGTATCAACCCAAGGGCGATGATGCAAGTTCCCGCCCGTTAATCATTTGGATGCATGGAGGTGGCTTTAAATTTGGCTCCAAAACAGCTAAGGGCGTAAAGCTTTGGAGCCAAACCTTTGCCCGGCGTGGTTATGTGTGTGCTTCTATCAATTATCGTTTAAGTAAGGCAAACCCATTGTTTCATTTTGATGATTTGCTAAAGGGCTCATTTTATGCTACGCAGGATGCAAAGCTTGCGGTAGCATATTTTCGCACAAATGCAGCGAAGTACCATATTGATCCTGATAAAATTATTCTTGGGGGTAATTCCGCCGGGGGCTTTATAGCCCTTAATGCCGCTTATAGTAAAAATGAGGACTTTGGCCGTTTGGCTAATATTGCTGATGATGAAATTAAAAGCAGCGGGGTGCCCCATCGGCCTATATACGCCGTAATAAATTATTGGGGTAGTATTTATGATCTGGGATGGTTAAGCAACGCCAAAACACCGATTATCAGCGTACATGGCAGCGAGGATGGTTTAGTACCTATCACCCACAAAAACTCGTCGCTGTATGGCAGTCTCGACATTCATAACAAAGCCGATGCGCTACACATTCCTAATACACTTAAAGTATACAAAGGGTATTCTCACGAATTGCAAAAACATTTCAATCCGTTTTTTGAAGGCTCAAAAGCACAAAGCCGGTGGCTGGAAGCCGCGCAGTTTACGGCCGATTATTTGTATGGAATAATGAAATAA
- the rplS gene encoding 50S ribosomal protein L19: MDLVKFVEEQSVVNNKVPAFKAGDTISVHYKIREGNKERIQVYQGVVIQRNSTGNNETFTVRKVSNGIGVERIFPINSPNIDKIDVNNVGKVRRAKLFYLRELTGKAARIKSKRV, encoded by the coding sequence ATGGATTTAGTAAAATTTGTTGAAGAACAATCGGTAGTAAATAATAAAGTTCCTGCGTTTAAAGCTGGTGATACCATTAGCGTACACTACAAAATCAGGGAAGGTAACAAGGAACGTATCCAGGTTTACCAGGGCGTAGTTATACAACGCAACAGTACTGGCAATAATGAAACTTTTACTGTACGTAAAGTATCAAACGGTATAGGTGTTGAGCGTATTTTCCCTATCAACTCTCCAAACATCGATAAAATTGATGTAAACAACGTTGGTAAAGTACGCCGTGCTAAATTGTTCTACCTGCGCGAATTGACAGGTAAGGCAGCCCGTATCAAATCAAAAAGGGTTTAA